From the Apus apus isolate bApuApu2 chromosome 4, bApuApu2.pri.cur, whole genome shotgun sequence genome, one window contains:
- the LOC127383628 gene encoding OCIA domain-containing protein 1-like, with amino-acid sequence MQAGPGPGGGEVGHPAEREVAKPYVPTEEERRLLKECAEESARYRAFPLAAVSMLGTSFLIRKGVLRDTSRFGSFTKVAFAGMCGYLAGKISYLPICSEKFKKLQDSPIGDVLRQAQRHSSQHRSSRKSEFSDMPSQSFTESSPRAGFPLTSSYSDDYSSTDRGLSSYEPVPFSASLNESSPTGITDYTAQDPAPIPEESRKKKGITYEELRNKHRETYEVMLPPKAESPSKFSQEKPVKEVKVNKYGDTWDE; translated from the exons aTGCAggccgggcccgggcccggcggcggggaggTCGGTCACCCGGCCGAG AGGGAAGTAGCTAAACCTTATGTGCCGACAGAGGAGGAAAGACGACTCCTCAAGGAATGTGCTGAGGAGAGTGCCCGGTATAGAG cttttcctttggcTGCAGTGAGCATGCTTGGTACCAGCTTCTTAATTAGGAAAG GTGTTCTAAGAGATACCTCAAGATTTGGCTCTTTTACAAAAGTGGCAT ttgctGGAATGTGTGGATACCTGGCTGGAAAGATATCCTACTTGCCAATCTGTAGCGAGAAATTTAAGAAACTGCAGGATTCCCCAATAGGAGATGTTCTACGACAAGCTCAGAGACATAGTTCACAACA CCGTTCCAGTCGGAAATCTGAATTTTCAGACATGCCTTCTCAGTCATTTACTGAATCTTCTCCAAGAGCTGGGTTCCCACTTACTTCTAGCTACTCAGATGATTATAGTTCAACAGATAGAGGCCTGTCCAGTTATGAGCCTGTTCCATTCAGTGCTTCCCTGAATGAATCTTCACCTACAGGAATTACTGATTACACTGCTCAAG atccTGCTCCAATTCCAGAAGAAAGCcgtaaaaaaaaaggcatcacaTATGAGGAATTAAGGAATAAACACAGGGAGACGTATGAAGTAATGCTGCCACCAAAGGCAGAAAGTCCAAGCaagttttcacaggaaaaacCAGTTAAGGAAG tTAAAGTAAACAAATATGGAGATACCTGGGATGAGTAA